A stretch of the Capsicum annuum cultivar UCD-10X-F1 chromosome 10, UCD10Xv1.1, whole genome shotgun sequence genome encodes the following:
- the LOC124887759 gene encoding uncharacterized protein LOC124887759: protein MALFEALYGRRCRSLIGWFEVDEATVIGPNAVFEAMEKVKLIRKSLKTSQSHQKSYKDVRRRFLEVLHRVGKAAYEIELPAELSAVYPVFNVCMLKKHIGDYVMVASSGIFGVRDNLTYDKIPVEILDYQMERTRVIAT from the exons atggctctatttgaggctttatatggaaggcGATGTAGATCACtgataggttggtttgaagtggatgagGCTACTGTGATTGGACCTAATGCtgtgttcgaggccatggagaaagttaagttgattcggaAAAGTTTGAAGACATCCCAGAGTCACCAGAAGTCGTATAAAGATGTGAGAAGAagatttcttga agtCTTGcatcgtgttgggaaagcagcttatgagatCGAGTtacctgcagagttgtcagctgtttaCCCTGTCTTTAACGTTtgtatgctcaagaagcacattggtgattatGTTATGGTTGCTTCATCAGGAATCTTTGGTGTTCGGGACAACCTTACGTATGATAAGATTCcggttgagatcctagattatcaa